Genomic window (Fibrobacter sp. UWR4):
TGTAGATGTAAAGATAGCCTACGAATGGGAATCGGAATCGAGAGAATCATCTAGCAAGGCTGCCTAAATGCTTCCACACATGTTGATGATGCCTCCATTTTTCAATGTCCTCATTTTAACTCCCAGTTTATGTTAATCGTGACATTACAAAAAAGATGCCACGGGATGCAAATATACACAATTTTTTTGTGGATGGCTTCCTCTTTTTTTCTTTGTATGTAAAATGTATTATTTATGTTGTATACAATTTTTGAGTTTATTATATATGGCAGTGGATGTTGATAGTGAGAATTAATGGGCGGTATAATATCGAAAAATACGTCAAGACGTTGCGTAATGACGAAGTTTATATTTCTAATATTTTTGGTATACCTTATGCTGATACTACCATCGTCTTTAATAAAAATTGGACGATTGCTAAGAAGAGGGGCAAAAGAATAGCCTCTTTCGGTATAGACGATATTACCTGCGGAAAGTTTTTTCCGCAGGTTTTTATCTATATTCTCTTACATGTTAAAACCGATTCTCATTTCTTTCCTGATTGCGCTATCCCTCACTGGCTGTGGTCTTGTAGGCAATTCCCCTGCGGCGTCAAGAGGTTTTGATCCGGAAGGAAATCGTGCTCGGTCGGATGCGTTCACGGCATCTCCCATCGGGACGCCTGCAGCAAAGGAAAGGAAGTCGGCGGCTGTTGAACCTGCTGCAGGTCCGCTGTCCGATCCGAATGCTGCTGCAATACCGACGGAAGTTGGTCAGTCGGATGTTCAAACTCCCAAGCGTTTGGAAAACCCTGTATACGTAGCGGTGGTGGAAACTATTTCTGATGGCGTGATCCAGGCGAATGAAAATCAGTTCCTTACGGATGTACTCCGCGAAGAAGCCGTGAAGGTTCTTGATCCTAGTCTGAACTATACCATCATGACTCGGGAAAATATTCAGGCAATGCTTCCGCCGGATAAGAATATCGAAGATTGTGAAGGTTCCTGCCTGGTTGAGACGGGCCGAAACATTGCTGCTAATTATGTGGTGCAGGCCCGCGTAAATACGTTCGGAACGAGTCTAACGATTACCGTGGAACTGTACGATACAAGAACCGGGAAGCTCATGTCTAGCTTCAGTGCCAAGAAAACAGATATTGATTCTCTGGAAGTGGAAATCCGTGAAAAGGCGCCGCAAATGTTCCAGCAAGTATTGAAACTGGAATCCAATTGATTTCGCTAAATCTCCCTTTTTCGACTAAAAATCCCCGTTTTTTCCCTTCGTCCCATTGACAACTTGTCCATGGGATGTTTTTTTACGCCATTTCATTTTCTTGCTTGTAAAGATATCTTTAGGCTTATAAAGGATGCCTTTGGTGTGGGCAAAAAAGCGAGGAAATATGGTTTTGAAGAGTTTGGCTAGTAAGGCTGTGCTTTGTGCTGCCTTTGGTTTGGGCGCTGCACAGGCCGCAACCCAGGCAACATTCTATGTGGCTCCCGATGGTAGCGATGCTGCCAAGGGTACCAAGGATGCTCCCTTTAAGACTATTGGTGCGGCCCAGAAGGCTGTCCGCGCCATTAACGGTTCCATGACCGGCGACATCGAGGTGATTCTTCGCGAAGGCACCTACCAGGTAACCAATACCATTAACTTTGACGAACGTGACGGTGGCCAGAATGGTCATTACGTTCGCTACAAAGCTGCAGAAGGGGAACACCCGCTGATTACCGGCGGCATGCCCATTACGGGCTGGACCCTTCACGACGAGGCCAATAACATCTGGAAGGCCGAAGGTGTTGAGGGCCGTTTCCGTCAGCTTTATGTGAACAACCAGAAGGCTGTTCGCGCTTGTTTCCCCAACGTGATTGCGGCAAACGACAAGGGCGTCGGCGGTTTTGACCATGATTTTGTGCGCCTTACCAAGGTGGACTCTACGGGTCGCGCTTTCGATGTGTCTGCGGATTACATCAAGAATATCAAGAACATCGAGGATGTTGAAATTCACTTGATGATCGCCTGGTCCGAAAATATCCTGCGTCTTGAAAAGGCCCAGGTGAACGGCGGCACCGCAAAGCTTATTCCCAAGGATCCTGAACGAACCAAGCTGTTCCATCGTGCTTACCCCATGCTGGGCACCGCCTTCATGAGCAATCCGCCCAAGCAGCAGGCCTTCTATCTGGAAAATTCCTATGACCTCATTGATGCGGAAGGGGAATGGTACCTGGACGAAAAGGAACATGTGCTTTACTATAAGGCCCGCAAGGGCGAAAACATGGGTACAGCCAATGTGGTGGCTCCCCGCGTGAACACGCTGTTTAACGTTCTTGGTAAGGATACCAAGACCAAGGTGGGCTATATGGCTTTCGAGGGCCTGTACTTCGCCCACTCCAATTACACTCGCCCCAGCGAAGAGGGCTTCCTGGATCTGCAGGCCGCCAACTTCAACGTGGATGTCTTGCCGGATCCGGGTCGCGGAAACTGGGAAAAGCTGAACAGTAACAAGTATTTGCTGTGGCGCCCCGATGCCGCCTTCCGTGTAGAAAATGCCCATCACTTTTTGGTGCAGGGTTGCGTCTTCTCCCAGATTGCGGCTACCGGCCTTGACTTTGTTAGCGGAACAAACGACGACTTGATTCAGGGCAACGCCTTCTTTGAAGTGGGTGCCGCAGGCATTATGCTGGGCAAGTTCGCTCCCGACTCCCTCAGCGAAATTCATGAAGGTTACAACCCCTCTGACAAGGACGAGATCAGTACTCGCGATACCATCAAGAATAACCTGGTGACAAACGTGACCAACGAGCATCAGGGGGCAGTAGGTATTGGTGCAGGCTATCCCCGCTATGTGGTGATTGAACATAACGAAGTTTCCTACACCTACTACTCTGGAATTTCTGTTGGCTTTGGCTGGACCAAGAAAGAAACTGCCATGACCAACAATCACATTAACTGGAATAACATCCACCACATCGCCCGCTTGCTGTGCGATTCCGGTCCGATCTACACCTTGTCCAACCAGGGCACGGGCAGTGAAATCCAGCACAACTACATTCACGACAATGGGACTTCCAAGTGGGCTGACTACTGGAACGTGCCCATCTATCTGGACGAAGGCTCCAGCGGCTTTACCGTGAAGGAAAACGTGTTCAAGAATTCTCCCGCAGGTGTGGGCCAGAACCAGGCTGGACAAAATACTCTTCAGCAGACCAACGATTACTACAACGCCGATGTGGTAAACAATGCTGGCATCGAGAAGGATTTCCAGTACATTCGTAGTATCAAGGAAATTCCTGTGGCAGATTTCTCCAATATTGTCCCTCAGGCTCCTTTCAACGATGTGGTTCATAGCATTCCCGGTCGCCTGCAGTTTGAAGACTACGACGAAGGCGGTCAGGCAGTTTCTTACAGCGATAAGGATGCTGCAAACCAGGGCGGCGCCTACCGCGAAGACGGTGTGGACGTAGTTGGCCTTGACTGTGCTGATTCTGCCGCTACGGAAGATTGCAAGGGTTATGCCGTGGGCTATACCGATGCCGGCGAATGGATGGAATACACCGTCAATGTGATTCTCGAAAGCGAATACGTCTTCCGTGCCAACGTGGCTAGCGGTTTGGATGTTGCAGGATTCCAGCTGTTCCTGGATGGCAAGGCTGTAAGCGATACCATCTCTATCCCCAAGGGCGAAGACTGGGACACCTATACCGAAATCAATGGCAAGACCGAGAAATTGGCCAAGGGAGAACATGTTCTTCGCGTCATGATGACGGGCGCTTATGGCAATCTGGACTGGATTCAGTTTGCGCTCACCGAAGCGGAATTGGATACTCCTGATCCCGACGGAATTCGTGGAAGTTACAACCTGAATCTGGATGTTTCCAATGTGGGCGCCTACAGGATCTACAACTCCCAAGGCCGCCTGATGGGCTATGTGAATGCCACATCCGCCCGCGAGGCCCGCGACATGGTTCGCAGCCGCGTTATGGACGCCGGTATTTACATGGTGAAGACGCCCAACGGTTCCGCCTTCAGAATGAACGTGAAGTAATAATCCGGAATGTCATGCTGACGAAGGTCAGCATCGGCTGGACTTTCAAGAAAATGGCGAAATCATCCCGAGGTTTTTAAAACTTCGGGATTTTTCTATATGCTACGAATTGTAGTATAAAAATTAAATTTTTTGATGTTTATCTAAATACTTGTTTATTTTTCTTTAAATTCGTTAATTTTGTAGTATAAAATCTATTGCGAGCATTGAAAGCAAAACCTAAATTATAGGCATGAAGGAAATTGTCGAATACCATAGCTATCGAAAGTATATGCAGGATTTTTACGAGGAGCGCAAGCGCTGTTCCGCCTTTTCCTGGCGTGAATTTTCGAAGATTGCTGGATTTTCTTCGCCTAACTACATGAAGGTGGTTTGCGAGGGCAAGAGCCGCCTCAGCAAGGCGGGGGTGGAGAGTGTGTCCCGCGCCATGGGGCTGGAAGGTTTTCAGGTGGAATACTTTACCGCCATGGTGGATTTTGAGGATGCGAAGACGGAGGCGAAAAAGAAGGCTGCCTTTGAACGGATGCAGGACATCGCCAAGGAAAATCGGATGCGGGTCATCGATGCCGACGCCTACCATTATTTTGAATCCTGGGTGAATCCGGTTTTGCGCGAGTTGGCTCCGCTTATGCCTGGGGCAAAACCTCTGGAAATTGCCCGCATGTGCTACCCTGTGGTCAGTGCCGCCGAGGTCCGTCATTCTCTGGATTTCATGGTGTCTGCGGGACTTCTCAAGAAAGAGGGGGAGGCGTACGTTCAGACGGAGAAGTCGGTAACGGGCTCTGCCGAGGCAATCCCGCTGGCGCTCCGTTCCATGCACCGCCAGATGTCAAAGCTTGCTACCGAAGCCATTGATGACCGCCCTGTGACGGAGCGCTTTATGGCAGGCGTCACCTTGGGTATTTCGCCGAAGACTTACGAACGCATCGCTCAAGAGATGGATGCTTTCCGCCAGAAACTGGTGGCCATTGCCGCCGAAGAAGAAAGCTACACTCAGGTGTACCGCGTGAATTTACAGATGTTCCCTTTGACGAAGGACGTTACAAAGGAGGAAGAAAAATGAAAATGTTGAACTTTGCGAACTTCAAAAGGGGTGCGCAGTTTAGTAAAGTAGCGCTGTCTTGTGCTGCTGCATTGAGCGCCGCCGGGCTCATCGCCTGCTCTGATTCCAGTTCCACTGACCCGGAATTGAGTGGTTCCACCAATGAACCCAACGCGGTAGCGGGCGATTCTACGCTGACGGATGAACAGGTTGCTATTCTGGAAAAGAGCTTCGACATATTCAAGGGCCAAAAACCGACTTACGTAGAAAATAGTTCTGGTGGCCCGGTGAATTCCGATGACGACATGTGGATAGAACCGGATCCCCAATATGTCTATGTCACGGATAAAATTCTCGCTCCTTTTGGCGGTTGGGGTGGTGGCCGTAGCCAGTATCGATACAGGAGTGAAGATTATCTTCGCGAATGCTTTGTGGAAAGTGATTCCAGCGGGTCTGCCGTATTTTCCACTCGCGAATTCCAGAAGAATCCCCGTTATATGAATGGATTCCGTTATGATCATTTGACTAGCATTGAATCTGCCCGCTATACGGTAGAAGAGGGCGATACGGTCGTCATCAAGTCGGTGGGTACAGACATGGTTGCTACCAGCGGATTCTGGGGCCTTGATTACAGCTGTGCGGAATTTTTGCAGAACTTCAAGGACGATTGCAAAAAACAAAATGGCCTGTTCAAGGATTTTGGTGACGGTTGCCGCAATGGCAAGCCTATCGTGTCCTGCGCCTTCTTCCTGCCGGAAGGTGCCACAACCCAGTCCTACATTGACAACTACGAACAGGAACTGATTGACTTCTGTAAGAAAGATTCCTTGTGGTATGCTCCCAAGGATGATCCCGACCATACGCCCGGCAGTTGCATGGGGCGCGGTGGTGTAGATGAAAATGGACAGTCCTATAGCTATACGGAATGTTTTTACCTGAATGGGGATCCTATGGACCTGAGCGGTCTGGAAGGGGGAAACAAGTCTGATCCGGTGGAGAACGCCATCTACAACGACTGGCGACTGAATGTGAAACGGACTTATGACGCCTATAGGAAGCAGTTTGCGGTATGGGAGATTGTCACCGACACCATGATTTACCTGAAAAATTATCCCGAATTAAACTCCGGAGATGGCTTTGCTTATAATACCTTGCTGGAAGGGGATGCAAGTATAGGTTATAGAACGGAAGGAATGTATCCGCTGAACGATACGCTGGTAGGGAAGTTCTTCCCCGAGGTATTGAATAATCCCCGTATGGTAAAAAAGCTGACGGATGACGAAAACTCCGGAACCTACTTTATGGTTGTCCTGAAGGATGTGGGTGCCAAGGGACATGTCCTGAGGTCCATCGGGCTGGACGAAATTCTTGTGACGGATGTGGTGAAGTCTGGTGACTGCCCCGCCGACGAGGCGGTCTATTATTCCGCATTCCTCGTGAAGGGCAATCCCGACTGGGATGTTTCGGGAAAGACGGTCCGAC
Coding sequences:
- a CDS encoding carbohydrate-binding protein codes for the protein MVLKSLASKAVLCAAFGLGAAQAATQATFYVAPDGSDAAKGTKDAPFKTIGAAQKAVRAINGSMTGDIEVILREGTYQVTNTINFDERDGGQNGHYVRYKAAEGEHPLITGGMPITGWTLHDEANNIWKAEGVEGRFRQLYVNNQKAVRACFPNVIAANDKGVGGFDHDFVRLTKVDSTGRAFDVSADYIKNIKNIEDVEIHLMIAWSENILRLEKAQVNGGTAKLIPKDPERTKLFHRAYPMLGTAFMSNPPKQQAFYLENSYDLIDAEGEWYLDEKEHVLYYKARKGENMGTANVVAPRVNTLFNVLGKDTKTKVGYMAFEGLYFAHSNYTRPSEEGFLDLQAANFNVDVLPDPGRGNWEKLNSNKYLLWRPDAAFRVENAHHFLVQGCVFSQIAATGLDFVSGTNDDLIQGNAFFEVGAAGIMLGKFAPDSLSEIHEGYNPSDKDEISTRDTIKNNLVTNVTNEHQGAVGIGAGYPRYVVIEHNEVSYTYYSGISVGFGWTKKETAMTNNHINWNNIHHIARLLCDSGPIYTLSNQGTGSEIQHNYIHDNGTSKWADYWNVPIYLDEGSSGFTVKENVFKNSPAGVGQNQAGQNTLQQTNDYYNADVVNNAGIEKDFQYIRSIKEIPVADFSNIVPQAPFNDVVHSIPGRLQFEDYDEGGQAVSYSDKDAANQGGAYREDGVDVVGLDCADSAATEDCKGYAVGYTDAGEWMEYTVNVILESEYVFRANVASGLDVAGFQLFLDGKAVSDTISIPKGEDWDTYTEINGKTEKLAKGEHVLRVMMTGAYGNLDWIQFALTEAELDTPDPDGIRGSYNLNLDVSNVGAYRIYNSQGRLMGYVNATSAREARDMVRSRVMDAGIYMVKTPNGSAFRMNVK
- a CDS encoding TIGR02147 family protein codes for the protein MKEIVEYHSYRKYMQDFYEERKRCSAFSWREFSKIAGFSSPNYMKVVCEGKSRLSKAGVESVSRAMGLEGFQVEYFTAMVDFEDAKTEAKKKAAFERMQDIAKENRMRVIDADAYHYFESWVNPVLRELAPLMPGAKPLEIARMCYPVVSAAEVRHSLDFMVSAGLLKKEGEAYVQTEKSVTGSAEAIPLALRSMHRQMSKLATEAIDDRPVTERFMAGVTLGISPKTYERIAQEMDAFRQKLVAIAAEEESYTQVYRVNLQMFPLTKDVTKEEEK